Genomic window (Streptomyces yatensis):
CCGGTCTGATGGCCTCGGAGGGGCTTGCAACCCCAGCTGCGGATTGTGTGAGGTCAGCCAATGCCTCAGCAGCATGTCGACGTTCGAATTCGACGGCGCTGAGCTGGCCGTTCCTATCCCGTCTCGGGAGACAGGCATGCGGTTCGGTCTTGAGGTAGAGGGTTGGGTGTCGATGCGGGCGAACTCGGGTCGGGGCCCCGCGTGATCTGAGCCTGCTTATGGGGGGCGAGGCACGACCGCAAGGCGCGGAGGCTTCCGCCCCCGGCCCCCGGCCAAGATCCCGGCCGGGGGCCATGCGTGAGAGCTGTTGGAATGAGGGGCAAGTCTTCGCCGCCGGCGGCGCCCGGTCTTCCGGGTGCCGCCCGCTCGCTTACTTGCGGATCAGCACGGTCTTCGGATTGGTGAAGAATCGTCGGCCTTCATCGCCGTGCTCGGTCCCCAGACCTGACTGCTTGTGGCCGCCGAAGGGTACGTCTGCCTTGGGTATGGATCTTGGCGACAGCGACGGCAGCCAGGTCCCACAGGGAGCCGTGGCCGCCGGGGGTAGAAGACGGCGTCGACATCGTCGGCCGCGACCGAGTCGAGGCGCACCGTGTTCGACAGCGCGGCGGTGGCCTCGGGATCGGTCTCGAAGCGCCGGGTCTCGTCGGTCTGGAAGCCGGGCTCGTTGCTCTTCGGGTCCAGCGGCGGCCGGCCATCCTTCGGAGAGGCCGGCACGATCTCGGCACCGGCGTCCTTGAAGCGGTAGTACGGCGCCGCCAGCTCCTCCAGCCAGAAGCCGGTCTTCCTTGCCGGTGTGCCCGAGCTCGTCATGCGAGGCGAGAACGGTGAGAACCTTGATGACTATCACTCCTTAGTAGACCGGTCGTCTCTTCCGAAACAAATGGTCACGCCGCGGTCACGGCGTGGATCCGCCGGCTCCTGCGCGCGCATGATCTCGCGGGTGACAGCGACTAAAGGTTCGGTCGAAGGTCGCGGACCGGGCTGACCGACTCCAGCAGTGATGCCAGGTGCAGCACGGTCGACTCGGCATGCCAGTTCGCGGCGAGCTGCACACCGATCGGCAGCCCATCCGTACTGGTCCCGAACCGCATCGACAAGGCCGGCAGGCCGGTCACGTTGAACGGCACCGTCGCGGTCTGGATGTGCGTGAACGGCACCGTCTGGCCGTTGATCACGAACTCCTCGGCCCCGTGCTCGTGCGCGGGGATCGGCAGTACGGGAAGCAGCAGCGCGTCGAACTGCGAGAAGTACGCGGAGAACCCGTCACGCAGCCGCTCGATGCCCTGCTCGGCGGCCACGTAGTCCTCCATCGAGGTGTTCGGGGTGGCGAGCATCGACTTGGACATGCGGAACATCTCGTCCTCGTGGCCGGCCGTCGCCTCGGCCATCGCGGGCTTGAGCTCCATGACGTGCTGCAGGTTGAACAGTGCAAGCGGGTTGTCCCGTTCGAGTGCAGGGATGGTCACCTGCTCGATCTGCACACCGATGGCACGCAGCGCCTCGGCGGCCTTCTCGACAGTCTCGGCGATCTGGGGGTCGATCGGGCCGAGACCGGAATCGACCAGCCATCCGACGCGGAGCGCACGGCCGAGACCAGAACCCACGCCGGTGTCGAACTCCTGCGGAACGGTGGCGAAGCCGTCGAGCCCGTCCGGGCCGGTGAGCTGCGAGTACGCCAGCGCGACGTCGCGAACCGAGCGCGCCATCGGGCCGACATGCCAATCGCGGCGCGGGACCCGTGGCCAGACGCCCGTCATCGGGATACGCCCGTGGGTCGGCTTGAGCGCGACGATGCCGGTGTGCGCAGCCGGACCGCGCACCGAGATCGCCAGGTCGCTACCGAGACCGAACGGAGCGATGCCCGCCGCGATGGCGGCCGACTCACCGCCGCTGGAGCCGCCCGGGGTACGGTCGAGGTTCCAGGGGTTGTTGCTGCGCCCGGTCACCAGGTTGTCCGACTCGGTCGAGTACGAAAACTCCGGCAGGTTCGACTTCCCCAACAGGATGCCACCGGCCTTCTTGATCCGGGCGACGCTGGTGGCGTCGGTTTCCGGGATGCGGCCTTTGAAGATGGGCGAACCGCGCTGTGTCAGCACGCCTGCCGTGTCGAACGAGTCCTTGACCGTGAACGGCACACCGTGCAGCGGCCCGACCGCCGCACCGGCAGCCAGCGCCTCGTCCGCCGCCTTCGCCGCGTCCACGGCGCCGTCGGCGATCGTGACGATCGCGTTGATCTTCGGGTTGATCACCGCGAGGCGGTCCAGGTGCGCCTGCACCACCTCAACCGACGACACCTGCTTCGTACGGATCAACTCCGCCAGCTCGGTCGCGTCGCGGTAGAAGAGTTTGTCGGCCATCAGATTCCTCCTATGGATATTAGACCGGTCTACTTTTTAGCCGCCTCCGCCGGTCCTTTCGGGACGGCCCTGGTCGGATTAGAGGTGAAGCATCTGGCGAGTCAGCGCCATCGCGCGGTCCAGGTGGCCGGGGTTACGGTTCACCTTGGCGAGTACGCTCGCCCCCAGCCACGCTTGGTACAGGGCGTCGGCGGTGAGCCGTGGCGCCCCCTCGATGGACAGAGAGCCGTCTTCGAGGCCGCCTTTGACCATCGTCTCGACACGGTCGATGATGCCTGCGGTGCCGTCCTTCAGTACGGCTCGCATCGATTCCGACAGATCGCAGACCTCGGCGGCGAGCTTGACGACCAGACAGCGACCCTGGCAGTCGCCGACGAGCTGCTTGTCGCGGAACTGCTGCCAGTAAGTCATGAGCCGATCCGCATAGGTTCGTCCAGGCGCGGCGATGATCCGGTCCATGTTGGCCAGGTAATCGTCGAAGTAGCCCTGCATCATGGCCTCGCCGAAGGCATCCTTCGAGTCGAAGTAGTGGTAAAACGAACCCTTCGGGACGTCGGCTGCGGTGAGCACCTCTGTAAGCCCCACAGCCGCGTACCCCTTCTGGGCCACCAGCTCCTGGGCCGTGTCGAGTATGACCTGTCGCGTGTTCGTCTGCTTGACCACCATAACTCGACCCTAGCTCGGATTAGACCAGTCGTCTAGTCGGCTGGCCGGCGAGCGGGACCATCGTCGTCGACGCATCACTCGCACGGATGATCACGCACGCGAACCACCCGCGGCTGCGAACGCCTGGTGCAGCATTCCGAGAGCCGGCTCACTGCTCTCCCCGGCTGTCACCCGACGGCCGGACACCGCCCTGACAAGGTCCAGGAACGAGACGACCCTCAATGCCCGGGCCCGTGGAGCCCGGCGCACCGGTCGCGCCGCCGGTCCTGTTCGCGCTCACCGGCGCCGAGGCCGGCGAACGGGAGGCCCCGGGCGGCATCTTGGACACCGCACTCCACGTCGTCGCCGCACGCCGGGGCAGGCCGCCCGACGGCGGAGCCGGAGTTGGTGCGGCGACACCCTGTACAACGGAACCGCGCTCCGTATAGCATCCGGAGCAGCGCTCCGCTTTCTGCTCCTGCGCCGAACCGTCCTGCGCTTCCATCCGCTCCGCCAGGAACGGCACCGCTCGCAGAAGCGACCCCGCGCCGACCGCCGCCGACAGTGACTCGACGATCTCGATCACCGGGGGCGTCACCGCCACCCGAAAGGATGAAGCGATTCCCCCGGCTCTGGCACCGTCTGGCCGTTTCCGGAACCCGGAGACACCGGCGACAGTCCGGAGACCGACAGCGATCAGCCACGGTCAGCAGCGATCAGCCGCACGAACCAGCCCAGGCAGCCAGGCCGACGGCCCGGCGGAGAAGGCCCATTGAGAGGTCTGGCCGGCTCGAGCAGCGGTGACTGCGGGACAAGCGGGACCCTCCCGCCGGTGCCTGCGCCCGGCTCGACCGGCTCGGTCGCGCCAACGCCTGGCACGTCCTCGGCGAACAGGACCTGCCGCTTGTCGGCAGTGACCTGATCGGAGTGCTCATCTCCCGACGACGCACACACGCAGGGGGGGGCGACCGCCTCCTCCCCCGATCCCACCACCACGGGCAAGACGACAGAGAGAGGACATCACCGACATGGCCAACGACCAGGAACTGCCGAGCAACTGGGGCCGATGGGGCGCGGACGACGAACTGGGCACGCTCAACCTGATCACCGAGGAGGCCCGGGCCAGGGGTGCCGCACAGGCCCGTACCGGACGAACGGTGTCGCTGGCCCGGCCGATCCGGCCGACGCCGTTCGTCAGCGGGCCCTTCGCGCCCCTCGCCCGCGACAGCTCGCCGGTCCAGCAGATCATGCAGTACGCCGGGGACGTGCCCGCGACCGTGGACATGATCCTGGTGACCAACCATCACGTGAGCTCGACCCACATCGACGCCCTGGGGCACCAGGTTCTGGACGGCAAGGTCTACCCGGGACATCCCCTCGCCGAGAGCGTGACACCGGCCGGCGTACGGCACGGTTCCACCGCGGCGTTCGCCGCCGGCATCTCCACCCGGGGCGTCCTGCTCGACCTGGCGTTCGACGGCCCGCTGCCCGCGGCGCACCCGATCACCCCGGAGGACTTCGAGGCGGCCGAGGCCCGCCAGGGCGTACGGCTGGAATCCGGGGACGCCCTGGTGCTGCGCGGCGGATGGGCCGATGTCGTCGACTTCGAGAAGCCGCTGCCGGGCGTCACGCTGGACGCGGTGCGGTGGATGCACCAGCGCGGCGTATCCCTGTACGCCGGCGACCTCGGCGACGCCTACCCACCCCTGGAAACGGCCGCGCCCGCACCGCTGCACCGCGTCGCTCTGCCACTGCTGGGCATGCCCCTGATCGACGTGGCGGAGGTGGAGGAACTGGCCGCCGTATGCACGGAGTTGAACCGCCACGCCTTCCTGTTCGTGGTGGCACCCCCACGCATCCACGGGCTGACCGGCGTCCCGGTCAACCCGCTGGCCGTCTTCTGACGGACACCACTCGGGCGCCTCCTGGGACCAGTGCCCCGCGGCCGGCCGGAACAGCCGTGCCTGCAGTCGTGGTGGCCCCTGGGGTATGCGACCGAATCCATCGGCATGGCCCGCTCGGACGCCGGCGCCGCGCGGCTGCCTCGGTCGGCGCCCGGGGGCACCAAGGCGACCTGGAGGATGTGAACAGTCTGCGGCGCGGCGCGTCCCAGGCAGAGGGCGTGATTCACCTCGCCTATGTGCATGATCGTCGGCGGCGCGCAGCACGGCCTCGGCGAGAAGGGCGGCCAGGTAGGCCAGGCGCTCCGTGCCGACGAGGGAGCGCCGGTCGAGTTCCTCCTGCCAGCGCTTCCGCATCTGTGCCATGAGGTCCGCCGGTATTACACCGCTGATCCCCAGGGCCGCCCACGGGACGTCCTGGGCGGCCGCGACCATCGGCGCGACGAAGTCGAACGCCTCACACACGATCAACTCCGGCCCTTAGGAGGTTGCTTGCCGAAGCGCCTCCTCGTAGGTGAGGTCGACCCTCGTGCCGGCGAAGTGCTCGACAGCCGCGGGCCAGCGCCAGCCCGCTCGCCGTGGGCGCGGCCAGCGGTAAGCCGACGAGCGCCCCGGTGAGCTTGCGCCACACGCCGGGGTATCCCACCTCTGGGAACAGGCACGCGGCCAGGGCCAGGTAGACCACGACCCGGAGGGCAGATCCCCCAACCGCGACTGAACGGCCCGGTGGCGCTCAGCGCCTCGTCGACCATCTCGAAGGGCACAAGCTTGGGTGAGTTCACCGAGATGACCGGGCGCAAACCGGCCTCCGGCCACCGTGACGGCACGGGTAATGGCAGGCTGTCCGGACAGCGGAGCCTCCGGTCTTTGTGAGCGGCTGTCTTGGTCGACTGCCAGTTCTACCGGGGCTCCGCTCTTCATGCCGCCCGGCCAAACCCTCACCTACCGGCTCCTGGACAACCCCGCAAGACCCGTTGACTTCACGGCCTTGCTACTGGTCCAGACCGTCGTCGGCCATGACCGTTTGCTACCGCCCGTGCCCGTGAGCCAGCCGTATCAGTTCCGCGGCCCGCTCGGCGATAGCGTAGACCGTGGCGTTGGTGTTGGCGGAGGTAATGGACGGCATCACGGACGCGTCGGCGACCCGCAGCCCGCTGATGCCGTGCACCCGCAGCTCGGGATCGACCACCGCCATGTCGTCGGTCCCGATCCGGCAGGTGCCCACCGGATGGAAGCAAGAGGAGACCGCTGCGGTGGCGTAGGCGCGCAGTGCCGCGTCGTCCCCGGCTTCGGGGCCGGGCCGGAGTTCCCGCGCGAGCCAGGGCTTCAGGGGAGCAGTCCGCGGGATGTCCCGGGCGATCTTCAGGCCCCTGACGATGGCGTCGAGGTCCCGGGGATCGGTCAGGTAGCACGGGTCCACCACGGGAGCGACGTCCGGGCTGGCGCCGGCCAGCCGGACCGCCCCCCGGCTGAACGGCTGCATCAGCGATGCCAGGACGGCGAAGACCGCCTGCGGCCGGCCATCGGTGGGCGCGGGCACCGGGACCTCGGAAAATGCGATCTGCAGGTCGGGGTATCCCACATCGGGGCCGCTGCGCAGCAGGCCCAGGACCTCGGCGCCGTTGTTCCCGGCCGCCGGCAGCGGCTGGCCGGGCGCGTAGGCCAGGGCCACGCCCGGATGGTCCTGCAGGTTCTCACCGACGCCGGGCAGATCCGCGACCACCTCGATGCCGTGCGGGCGAAGCACGCCGACGGGGCCGATCCCGGAGAGCTGCAGCAGCGCAGGCGATCCGATGGCGCCTGCGGCGAGAACGACCTCTCCCGTGCACCCGGCCCGGACTATCTCGTCGCCCGTGCCGTACTCGACGCCGACACAGCGGCTCCGGTGCACCAGGACGCGGCGGACCGACGCCCCGGTCACGACCCGAAGGTTGCCGCGGCTCTCCGCCGGGGCCAGGTACGCATCGGCGGCGCTCTGGCGGCGGCCTGCCACGATGTTCAGGTCAGGCAGGCCGAAGCCCTCTTCAAGCCCGCCGCTGATGTCATCCGCCCGACGGTGCCCCGCCTCCCCGGCCGCGTCAAGGCAGGCCTCGAACACCGGGCCGGGCGGGCTCGCCGGGGCAACGGCCAGCGGACCCGAGGTGCCGCGGACCGCGGGGTCACGTCCAGAAGCGGTTTCGGTGCGCATGAAGTACGGCAGCAGGTCAGCGAAGCCCCACCCCTTTGCGCCCGCCTCGGGCCACCGATCGTAACTGGACCGGTGACCGCGCACGAAGATCATGGTGTTGATCGCCGACGAGCCGCCCAGCACCCGGCCGCGCCGGATCGGATCGGTAGAACCCGCGGTCGGTTGGCCCGGCGGGACCCCGCCCGTGCTGGCAGGAGACTCCCACAGAGACATCCACGCCCTCGGATCGGCCGCGTTCGCGGGGGGCGCGGCCGCCCCTGCCTCCAGCAAGAGCACCGATGCCCCGGGATCCTGGGAAAGACGGGCGGCCAGCACGCACCCGGCCGTCCCGCCACCTACGACGACAAAATCAAAACTGTCCACCTCATGTCCCTCCGTCAGGATGTGGATAGCCGTGCGAAATACCGTTGAAAGGGGCCGGGTCACACACTGGGGACACGGGCGGACACGTCGTCGAGCGCGGAGCGCTGGTCAGCGGTCAGCTGCAAGCGGGTGAAGGCCATCATCGAAGCGAGCTGATCAAGCGTGCGAGCGCTGGCGATCGGGGCCGCCACGCCGGGGCGCCCGCGCAGCCAGGCAAGCGCAACGGCCGCCGGGGTAGAGCCGTGCTCGCGTGCAATACCCTCGAGAACACCGACCACGGCGAGCCCGGCCTCGCTGTAGAAGCCGCGCGCCATGTACTGGCGGATTCCGCCGGCAAGGTCGGACTCGGCTCGGTACTTGCCGGTGAGGAAGCCGCTGGCCAGGGCCTGGTAGGGGAGGACAGCGAGATTTTCGGCGGCGGCGACCGGGGCGATGTCCCGCTCGTATGCCTCGCGCTTGACCAGGTTGTACAGCGGCTGCACCGCTACGGGCACGACGTAGTTCTCGCGGCGGGCAATGGTGATCCATTCCCGGATGCGCTCGCCGGTGTAGTTGGACACGCCGATCGCGCGGACCTTGCCCGCCCGGACCAGCGCGTCGAATGCTTCGGCGGTCTCCTGCAGCGGCACGTCAGGATCGTCGTAGTGGGCCCAGTACAGGTCGATGTAGCCGGTCCCCAGCCGCTTGAGCGAGGCATCGGCGGCGGCCGCGACATTGGCGGCGGACAGTCCGGCGAACTCCGGGTGCCGGCTGACCTTGGTGCCGATAATGACGCGGTCGCGGTTGCCGCGGGCGGCCATCCACGCACCGATGATGGTCTCGGACTCGCCACCGCAATTGCCCGGCGCCCAGGCCGAGTAACTGTCGGAGGTGTCGATGAGGTTGCCGCCGGCATGGAGGAAGCCGTCCAGGACCTGCCGGGAGGTGGCCTCGTCACTGGTCCAGCCGAACGTGGTTCCGCCCAGCGCGAGCGGGGACACGTCGATGCCAGTTCCTATGGCGGTCATTTTCGTCCTTTCGGGCAGTCAGCGGTGCCGGGACAAGGGCCCCGTCGGCTCGGTTGCCTGCGGCACCATCGTCGTCAAGGCGACCGGCGGCCGACAGCCCATGCGGTGCCCATCCGCTGCCCAACCCGGTCGGCCGACAGGTGCACCCGCGGCCGGGCCGCCCGGGTGGCCGGAGCCATTCCGCCGGGGCACGGGAGGCCGATCACCGCCAACACAGCAGGCGATCCGGCTGATTCGGTCAGGTAGCGTGGGGTCGTGACGATGCTTGGCGAACGGCTCCGGGACCTGCGGCGGCGCTCATTTGTCGGGCGTGAACGGGAAGTCAGGCTGTTCCGGTCCGCGCTGGCTGATTTCGGCCTGGTGTTCGTGCACGGACCGGGCGGGGTGGGCAAGAGCGCCCTGCTCGACATGTTCGCGGACATCGCGGCGGACGCCGGCCGTTCCGCGGTTCGCGTGGATGCCCGGCATCTGCGGCTCGGTCCGGACGTCTTGCCCGCGCTCGCCGACGGCGAGGTCCTGTTCATTGATACGTACGAGTTGCTGGAGCCGCTCGATGACTGGGTCCGGGAGCGGTACCTGCCGTCATTGCCCGGCGATGCGCTGGTGGTGATCGCCGGGCGCCGGGCGCCGAGCCCCCGGTGGTACGCGGATCCCGCATGGCGACATCTGATGCGAGAGATCGCACTGGGGAACCTGCCTCCCGCGGACGGGCAAGCGTACCTGGCCGCTCAAGGGGTGCCCGAGAAGCTCCACGACCGGCTGCTGGCCATCAGCCACGGCCATCCCCTTCTGCTGTCGATGCTGGTCGACGCGGTGGGCAAGGGCGCCGAACCGTACCGGCTGGGCGATGTTCCCTCCGTCGTCGGCGCGCTGCTCGCGCAGATTGTCGACGAGGCGCCGAGCCCGCTGCACCGGGCGGCGCTCGAGCTATGCGCGCATGCGCCCGTCACCACCGCGGACCTGCTGCGCGCGGTGCTCGGCGACGAGGCAGAAAAGTTGTTCGCGTGGCTGCGCACGCTGCCGTTCATCGACGACGGCCCGAACGGGCTGTACCCGCACGACGTGGCCCGTGACGCTCTCGACGCGGATCTGCGCTGGCGGGACGGTGCCCGCTATGCCGAGATGCGCCGCCGGCTCTCCGTCGCGCTGCGAGCCCGGATCCTTGCCACAGCGGACGAGCGGGAGCAGATCCAGCTGCTGGCGGACGTGATCGCGGTGGAGGGCTCCCGGTCCAAAGTGGCGACGTGCTCGAATCCGCCGGCGACGATGCAGGCATACGCCGACACCCTGCAGGACGGCGACCGGGCGCCGATCATCGCCATGACCACCGCGTGGCAGGGGGAAGAGCAGGCCGAACTGGCCGCCTACTGGCTGGACCGCCGTCCCGGGGCGTTCCGCGTCTTCCGCACCGTCTCAGGGGAGCCGCGCGGCTACGCCGCGTGCCTGGAGCTGACCGAAACGGACCTGGGCGTGGACCCAGGAGTGAACGCGATGTGGCGATACGCGCATGAACACGGCGCGCCCCGGACCGGGGAGCGGGTGAGAGCCTGGCGCTTCTTCCTCGACCGTGACCACGGCCAGCTCGCGTCGCCCTCGGTCACCCTGTTCGCCGCCTGCCAGACCCTCGACGCCCTGACCCACCACAACACGGCATGGACGCTGGTAGGGGCGTACGCCGACCCCGCTCTGTGGGCACCCACCATGCACAACCTCGGCTTCGAGCCCGCCAAAGGCGCCGAATACACCATCGGCAGCACCCGGTTCCCGGTCTTCGCACACGACTGGCGCCGCACCGATGTCGACGAATGGCTGGAGATCCTCCACGCGCGTCAAGCCGGCGCACTGGCCACAGCAGCCGACGGCACTGACAACACGGTGCTCTCGGAGCCGCAATTCGCCGAGGCCGTCCAGGCCGCCCTGCGCGACCTGCGCACGCCGAACCTGCTACAAGAAAATCCCCTGCTGCGCTCGCGGGCCGTACGGCAGAACCAGCGCGACGGGAATGCTCCCGCCGAAACCTTGCGAGAACTGCTCGAGACGGCGGTCAGCGTGCTGCCGCCCAACTTGAGGGTCCTGGCGGATCGCACGTTCCTGCACCCCGTCACCACCCAGGAACGCATCGCCGAGAGTCTCCACCTGTCATTCAACACCTATCGCCGTCATCGGGACCGGGCGGTCACCAGCATCACCGAGTGGCTGTGGGCGGCCGAGACCGGGCACCGCACGAGCAGACCATGACCTTCCGGGGCCGACGACGCTGTGCTCGGCATCTGGCCCCTGGTACCGAGGTCACGGTGGTGAAGGCGAGCGTCACGGCAATCTCGGATGCCGTAGCGGGGGCAGTAGCGGGGGCTTCTCCGGCCTCGGGGAACATCGGTACAGCGGTTGGCGCTGAGAACGATGATGGTCAGGGCGTGAGGGCGCTGACGCGCAGGGTGTAGCCCTGGCCGCGCCGTACGGTCGTCCCCTGGTCGAGCGCGGTGCGCTCGGCGGGCTCCAGGTCGGTGGTGCGGAGGTAGTCGGCGACCTTGCCGCGCATGTCGAGGGTGACCGGCAGCTCCGGGGCAGGCGCGTCCTCCTCGGTGGGGGTCTGGTCGGGCAGGAGGTCGGCGGCGGCAGTACGGAGGCGCCGCGGCTGACGCCGTGGTCGCGGGCGAGGGCCGCGATGGAGCGGCCTGCCAGGTACGCGGTGCGTACGTCATCGGTCTTCGCGGCCGCCACGGCGGGGCGGCGACCGCCCTTCGCGCCCTTGGCCTCGGCGGCGCGCAGTCCGTCGTACGTCAGCTCCCGCTGGAGATCGCGTTGGGGTTCGCCGGCGGCGGCGAGGGTCTGCACCATGAACTTCACGTCTGCACCATGAACTTCACGGTGGACAGCAGTTCGCCGGTGCGCGGGTGGCGGGCGGTGAGGTCCATCGCGGAGAACGCGCCGTCATGGATACGCAGGGCGAGGCGGTCGCGGTGGAGGACGTCGAGCACGTCGAGGATGTGTCCGGTGCCGCGTACGAGGCGGAACATCTCGGAGATGTGCACGGTGTCCCCGGGCCGTGCGTAGTCGAGGAGCGCGCGGAACTTCGGGCGCTGGAGGGGATGGAGACGGCTGGAGGTGCCCGGGTCTTCCTCGAAGACGACGGGGTCCTCGATCCCGGCCTCGTCCAGGACGAGGTTCTGCCGGGCGGTTGACTGCTGGTCGGTCGAGACCCGCTTGTAGACCAGGTTCGCCGCCGCTAGGCCCCTTCCGTACGAAGGATCGGGACCCTATCTGTCGTTTAACCCTGTCACGGCCCGGGGCGTCTTTTTCAAGGCGATCCGGTAGCTATGTAGGAGGCCCCGGTCAGGCGGGAGCGTGCACGCGGTGGACACTGTGCCGTCGATGATTCCGTGTACTGGGCGGCAAGGCTGATCAGCTCATCGAGGCGGTGGCGTGCCCGGGTCAGATCGTGCAGTCGGGCCTGGATGCGGTCCCGTTCCTCCGTGAGCCGCTGCGTCATCTCCGGTGTCGCGACGAGGGTGTCCAGGAACGGCAGGATGTGCAGGATCGCCTTGCTGGGCAGCCCGGCCGCGTAGAGGAGCTGGATGAACTTCACCCGCTCGACGTCCGAATCGGAGTAGTCCCGCTGGCCCCCGGCGCCGCGGGCGGCGACGACGAGCCCTTGCTCCTCGTAGTAGCGCAGCGCGCGGACGCTGACCCCCGCGCGTTCGGCGACCTTTCCGATACGCATTGCCCCTCCTGGCTGTTCCCGATTTGCACCTCACGCCGACGTGAGGTTCTAGCGTACGGGCATGAACATCAACGGAGCGACCGCGCTCGTCACCGGAGCCAACCGCGGCATCGGCCGCCACCTCGCAGCCCAGCTTGCCGAGCGGGGCGCGAAGGTCTACGCAACTGCCCGCCGGACCGAGTCCATCGATCTCGACGGCGTGGAGGTTCTCGCCCTCGACATCACCGATCCCGATTCCGTCGCAGCCGTCACCCAGGAGGCTCGTGACGTTGACCTGCTGGTCAACAATGCCGGCATCGGAGGTGGAACCCTGCTCGGCGATCTCGACCGCGTCCGCGCCACGATGGACGTGAACTTCTGGGGCACCTTGTCCATGATCCGGTCCTTCGCGCCGGTCCTGGCTGACAATGGTGGAGGCGCGATCCTCAACATCGCCTCGTCCGCGTCATGGTTCGTCTTCCCGGGGGCCAGCGCGTACGCAGTCTCCAAGGCCGCCGTGTGGAGCATGGGCAACGCGCTGCGCCAGGAACTGGCCGGACAGGGAACCCGTCTCACCTCGGTGCACCTCGGGGCTGCCGACACCGACATGACCAAGGGCCTCGATGTACCGAAGATGACCGCGGCGGACGTCGCGCGAGCCGCTCTCGATGGCGTCGAGGCCGAGGTGTTCGAGGTCGTTGTCGATGAGTTCACCGAAATGGTCAAGGCTTCACTGAGCAAGGACCCGAGGGAGTTCGCCAGCCAGTTCCAGCAGTTCCTCGTCTCCTGAGCCTGTGATTTACCCGGTGTGACGTGGTTTGGTGCCCGGTTCGACAAGGTGACCAAGGGCAGCGGCATCGCTCCGCGCTCCCCGGCAGCGGTACGCGACGGCCGCGAAGCGGCTGCCCAAGGTCAGGGCCCGCAAGCTCGTCACCGCCCTGGTTGGCCACGACTAATCCGACCCGCCCCCGTCGTCGTCCTCGTCCAGGACGGCGCGTCAGGGTCGCGCAGCGGGCGCAGGGCGCCGGCGGCCGGAGTGGAGGCCGTGAAGCTGTAGCGGCCGAGCACGTTCAGGTTGCGGTGCTTGAGCGGGGACAGGCGGGCGATGTCCTCATCACGGATCTCGTGGCCCTCGGCGTGGAGCTGGGCGACGGCGGCGTCGATGTACTTCGTCGTCCAGAGCACGATGGCGTTGAGGACCAGGCCGAGCGCGCCGAGCTGGTCCTCCATTCCGTCGCGGTACGCCTGGCGGATGGTGCCGCGCTTGCCGTGGCACACGTCGCGGGCCAGTTTGTGGCGGGACTCCTGCACGGTGAGCTGCCGGTTCATCTGACGGCGGTAGGTGTCGTCGACCGGGTCGACGACGCGCAGCAGGTGCTCGGTCCTGGCGATCCGCCCGTACTCGGCGAACGCCGCCCCGAGCGGGGTCGGGCGGCCGTCGCGGCCGAACATGCGCAGCAGGTCGTAGGCGCGGACCTGGTTGGTGACCAGGGAACCGGCGACCTTCAGCATGTCCGGCCAGTGCGTGATCACCTTGTTCAGGTTCACGCGGTTGCGGGCCAGGTCCTCCACCACGCGGTAGGTGACCGGTCTCGATGCCGGGCATGGTGGCCCGCCAGAACCGCTGGTCGTCCAGGTCGCGGAACGGGGGGCTGA
Coding sequences:
- a CDS encoding recombinase family protein, with translation MVYKRVSTDQQSTARQNLVLDEAGIEDPVVFEEDPGTSSRLHPLQRPKFRALLDYARPGDTVHISEMFRLVRGTGHILDVLDVLHRDRLALRIHDGAFSAMDLTARHPRTGELLSTVKFMVQT
- a CDS encoding SDR family oxidoreductase, with translation MNINGATALVTGANRGIGRHLAAQLAERGAKVYATARRTESIDLDGVEVLALDITDPDSVAAVTQEARDVDLLVNNAGIGGGTLLGDLDRVRATMDVNFWGTLSMIRSFAPVLADNGGGAILNIASSASWFVFPGASAYAVSKAAVWSMGNALRQELAGQGTRLTSVHLGAADTDMTKGLDVPKMTAADVARAALDGVEAEVFEVVVDEFTEMVKASLSKDPREFASQFQQFLVS
- a CDS encoding ATP-binding protein gives rise to the protein MLGERLRDLRRRSFVGREREVRLFRSALADFGLVFVHGPGGVGKSALLDMFADIAADAGRSAVRVDARHLRLGPDVLPALADGEVLFIDTYELLEPLDDWVRERYLPSLPGDALVVIAGRRAPSPRWYADPAWRHLMREIALGNLPPADGQAYLAAQGVPEKLHDRLLAISHGHPLLLSMLVDAVGKGAEPYRLGDVPSVVGALLAQIVDEAPSPLHRAALELCAHAPVTTADLLRAVLGDEAEKLFAWLRTLPFIDDGPNGLYPHDVARDALDADLRWRDGARYAEMRRRLSVALRARILATADEREQIQLLADVIAVEGSRSKVATCSNPPATMQAYADTLQDGDRAPIIAMTTAWQGEEQAELAAYWLDRRPGAFRVFRTVSGEPRGYAACLELTETDLGVDPGVNAMWRYAHEHGAPRTGERVRAWRFFLDRDHGQLASPSVTLFAACQTLDALTHHNTAWTLVGAYADPALWAPTMHNLGFEPAKGAEYTIGSTRFPVFAHDWRRTDVDEWLEILHARQAGALATAADGTDNTVLSEPQFAEAVQAALRDLRTPNLLQENPLLRSRAVRQNQRDGNAPAETLRELLETAVSVLPPNLRVLADRTFLHPVTTQERIAESLHLSFNTYRRHRDRAVTSITEWLWAAETGHRTSRP
- a CDS encoding MerR family transcriptional regulator, with the protein product MRIGKVAERAGVSVRALRYYEEQGLVVAARGAGGQRDYSDSDVERVKFIQLLYAAGLPSKAILHILPFLDTLVATPEMTQRLTEERDRIQARLHDLTRARHRLDELISLAAQYTESSTAQCPPRARSRLTGASYIATGSP